The proteins below come from a single Rickettsia typhi str. Wilmington genomic window:
- the dnaK gene encoding molecular chaperone DnaK — MGKVIGIDLGTTNSCVAVMEGKEPKVIDNAEGERTTPSIIAFANSERLVGQPAKRQAVTNPRNTIYAVKRLIGRNFTDPMVRKDQGLVPYNIVKADNGDAWVEADNNKYSPSQISAFILQKMKETAENYLGEKVTQAVITVPAYFNDAQRQATKDAGKIAGLEVLRIINEPTAAALAYGFEKSSSKTIAVYDLGGGTFDVSILEISDGVFEVKSTNGDTFLGGEDFDTRILNHLIDVFKKDSGIDLSKDPLALQRLKEAAEKAKKELSSTSATDINLPYITADSTGPKHLNIKFTRAELEKLVDDLIEKTIEPCRQALKDAGFKPTDIQEVVLVGGMTRMPKVQEAVKKFFGREPHKGVNPDEVVALGAAIQGGVLNKEVTDILLLDVTPLSLGIETLGGVFTRLIDRNTTIPSKKSQVFSTADDNQHAVTIRVFQGEREMAKDNKLLGQFNLEGIPPAPRGVPQIEVTFDIDANGIVHVSAKDKASGKEQKVTIQASGGLSDSEIEQMVKDAEHNADEDKKRKELIETKNAADSLVYSTEKTLREYGDKLSSEEKGAVEEALASLKSALESEDASLIKEKTNNLTAANMKIGETMYKAQTENQHSEANTVNDEKVVDADFQDVDKK, encoded by the coding sequence ATGGGAAAAGTAATAGGTATTGATCTTGGGACTACAAACTCTTGTGTTGCGGTAATGGAAGGAAAAGAACCAAAAGTAATAGACAATGCAGAAGGTGAGAGAACGACACCCTCAATAATTGCCTTTGCTAACAGCGAAAGACTTGTTGGACAACCTGCTAAAAGACAAGCTGTCACTAACCCTCGAAACACTATATATGCGGTAAAACGATTAATAGGTAGAAATTTTACTGATCCAATGGTTAGAAAAGATCAAGGTTTAGTACCATACAATATAGTTAAAGCCGATAACGGTGATGCATGGGTTGAAGCAGATAATAATAAATATTCACCTAGCCAAATTAGCGCTTTCATTTTACAAAAAATGAAAGAAACTGCTGAAAACTATTTAGGTGAAAAAGTAACGCAAGCAGTAATTACTGTACCTGCTTATTTTAATGACGCACAACGACAAGCAACAAAGGATGCTGGTAAAATAGCAGGTCTTGAGGTCTTGAGAATAATTAATGAACCAACTGCTGCAGCACTTGCTTATGGTTTTGAAAAATCATCAAGTAAGACTATTGCAGTATATGATCTTGGAGGTGGCACATTCGATGTTTCAATTCTCGAGATTTCTGACGGTGTTTTTGAAGTAAAATCAACAAACGGTGATACATTCCTTGGTGGTGAAGATTTCGATACAAGAATATTAAATCATCTAATAGATGTATTCAAAAAAGACAGTGGTATTGATTTAAGCAAAGATCCTTTAGCATTACAACGTTTGAAAGAAGCAGCAGAAAAAGCTAAGAAAGAGCTATCTTCAACGTCAGCTACTGATATTAATTTACCTTATATTACTGCTGATAGCACAGGACCAAAACATTTAAATATTAAATTTACTAGGGCAGAACTTGAAAAATTAGTAGATGATTTAATTGAAAAAACTATTGAACCTTGCCGTCAAGCTTTAAAGGATGCAGGTTTTAAGCCTACTGATATTCAAGAAGTAGTATTAGTAGGCGGTATGACTAGAATGCCGAAAGTACAAGAAGCTGTAAAAAAATTCTTTGGACGTGAACCACATAAAGGTGTCAATCCTGACGAAGTTGTAGCACTTGGTGCAGCTATCCAAGGAGGTGTGTTAAATAAAGAAGTGACGGATATATTATTGTTAGACGTTACACCTTTATCACTCGGTATTGAAACACTTGGTGGTGTATTTACAAGATTAATTGATCGCAATACCACTATTCCATCAAAAAAGAGTCAAGTATTTTCAACAGCTGACGATAATCAGCATGCTGTAACTATTAGAGTATTCCAAGGTGAACGTGAAATGGCAAAAGATAATAAGTTACTTGGGCAATTTAATCTCGAAGGTATACCACCTGCACCAAGAGGGGTTCCACAAATAGAAGTAACGTTTGACATTGATGCTAACGGGATAGTTCATGTTTCAGCTAAAGATAAAGCAAGCGGTAAAGAACAGAAGGTAACTATTCAAGCTTCCGGTGGTCTTAGCGATTCAGAAATCGAACAAATGGTGAAAGATGCAGAGCATAATGCCGATGAAGATAAAAAGCGTAAAGAACTTATTGAAACAAAAAATGCTGCTGATAGTTTAGTTTATTCTACTGAAAAGACTTTAAGAGAGTATGGGGATAAATTATCATCTGAAGAGAAAGGAGCGGTTGAAGAAGCACTAGCCTCTTTAAAATCAGCACTTGAGTCGGAAGATGCTTCTTTAATTAAAGAAAAGACTAACAATTTAACAGCAGCTAACATGAAAATCGGTGAGACAATGTATAAAGCACAAACCGAAAATCAGCATTCTGAAGCAAATACTGTTAACGATGAAAAAGTAGTAGATGCCGATTTTCAAGATGTAGATAAGAAATAG
- a CDS encoding TrbC/VirB2 family protein, which yields MNFHNRKLDEELIDYNISLRILFTILSVAIIMVAFDSLATSVSDPVGDALCKLIKVFRGNTAKGIAVVGIIVLGIQTLRGKLQWEVALVVVTAIIILFKAPDIVNMVSSDNNSSNCGVS from the coding sequence ATGAACTTTCATAATCGTAAATTAGACGAAGAATTAATCGATTATAATATATCATTACGTATATTATTTACTATTCTAAGCGTAGCTATTATTATGGTGGCTTTTGATAGTTTAGCCACTAGTGTGAGCGATCCTGTAGGTGATGCATTATGTAAGTTAATTAAAGTATTTAGAGGCAATACTGCGAAAGGTATAGCTGTTGTAGGTATAATTGTTTTAGGAATTCAAACATTAAGAGGAAAATTGCAGTGGGAAGTAGCTTTAGTAGTAGTTACTGCAATAATTATATTATTTAAAGCACCAGATATTGTGAATATGGTGTCAAGTGATAATAATAGCTCAAATTGTGGTGTTTCTTAA
- the dapD gene encoding 2,3,4,5-tetrahydropyridine-2,6-dicarboxylate N-succinyltransferase → MSDIIKEIEEAWQIKENILNDSLKLIKLKSILNESIKSLNQGIIRVCEKQGNQWKVNEWVKKAILLYFITTESQLYNNNYNSWYDKVAPKFPADTDKNIFKEAAIRKVPGAIVRTGTYIAKNVVIMPSFINIGAYIDEGTMIDTWATIGSCAQIGKNCHISGGSGIGGVLEPLQAKPVIIEDNCFVGARSEIAEGIIVEEGSVISMGVFIGSSTKIVYRDTGKIIYGRIPAYSVVVPGVLPSPEAGKPGLYCVVIVKQVDKTTRAKVSINDLLR, encoded by the coding sequence ATGTCCGATATTATTAAAGAAATTGAAGAAGCTTGGCAAATTAAGGAAAATATTCTTAATGATTCTTTAAAGCTTATAAAATTAAAGAGCATTCTTAATGAGAGTATTAAAAGCTTAAATCAAGGTATAATTCGTGTTTGTGAAAAGCAAGGAAATCAGTGGAAAGTTAATGAATGGGTAAAGAAAGCTATATTACTGTATTTTATCACTACGGAATCGCAGCTTTATAATAACAATTATAATAGTTGGTATGATAAAGTTGCTCCTAAATTTCCCGCAGATACTGATAAGAATATATTCAAAGAAGCAGCTATACGCAAAGTTCCAGGAGCTATTGTGAGAACTGGTACTTATATCGCTAAAAATGTTGTAATTATGCCCTCTTTCATTAATATAGGTGCTTATATAGATGAGGGTACAATGATTGATACATGGGCTACTATTGGCTCATGTGCTCAAATAGGTAAAAATTGTCATATTTCCGGTGGTTCAGGAATAGGGGGGGTGCTTGAGCCATTGCAAGCAAAGCCTGTTATAATTGAAGATAATTGTTTTGTTGGTGCAAGATCCGAAATAGCAGAAGGTATAATAGTAGAGGAAGGATCAGTAATTAGTATGGGTGTGTTTATCGGTAGCTCTACAAAAATAGTATACAGAGATACAGGTAAAATTATTTATGGCAGAATTCCAGCTTATTCTGTTGTAGTGCCAGGAGTATTACCTTCTCCTGAAGCAGGTAAGCCTGGACTTTATTGCGTAGTTATTGTAAAGCAAGTTGATAAAACTACTCGAGCTAAAGTCAGTATAAATGATTTATTAAGGTGA
- a CDS encoding demethoxyubiquinone hydroxylase family protein: MPRPDFSNLDKQIHDIIRVNHAGEYGAKRIYQGQLKYIKSQNDRMLIKEMLDNEAVHLNFFEKKILERAVRPTVLLSFWHHYGFLLGALSSLIGIKTAMLVTESIEEVIAKHYEQQINYLENRNVESELLNNLIKFRLEEIEHKNIAVIYSTNAIFADIISKIVKIICHISILLSKKI; encoded by the coding sequence ATGCCTAGACCTGATTTTTCTAACCTTGACAAACAAATACACGATATAATTAGAGTTAATCATGCTGGAGAGTATGGTGCAAAAAGAATTTATCAAGGACAGCTAAAATATATCAAATCTCAAAATGATCGTATGTTGATTAAAGAAATGCTTGATAACGAAGCAGTGCATTTAAATTTTTTTGAAAAAAAAATACTTGAAAGAGCAGTAAGACCAACAGTTTTATTATCTTTTTGGCATCATTATGGATTTTTACTTGGTGCTTTATCTTCCTTGATAGGAATAAAAACTGCAATGCTTGTTACCGAGAGTATAGAAGAAGTAATAGCAAAACATTATGAACAGCAAATAAATTATTTAGAAAATAGAAATGTTGAGTCAGAATTATTAAATAATCTTATTAAATTTCGACTTGAAGAAATTGAACATAAAAATATTGCAGTAATATATAGCACTAATGCAATATTTGCAGATATCATTAGTAAAATAGTGAAGATAATTTGTCATATCTCTATACTTTTAAGTAAGAAAATTTAG
- the pbpC gene encoding penicillin-binding protein 1C — protein sequence MCLKSKLLLITINGIIILYFAITPSPLLEDISFSQRVFDRNNKLMRISLSKDDKYRIFTPINEIPTTFIKAVLLYEDKHFYKHFGINPLSLAKAFYSTYVQNNRKIGGSTITMQIARLRYGINSSTILGKIHQIIKAIHIELHYSKDHILEAYLNLVPYGSNIEGIAAGSYIYFNRDLKDLNLIEILSLVVISQNPLKRGGNYVNILKARKYLFNKWITTHQEDIIYDKLISLPIKFNRHKDLPFIAPHFTLEILANNDNPIIYTTIDKNLQTTIEKQVKLYINNQKKYGIYNAAVILIDFTTMEVLTSIGSGDFFNNDICGKINGTKIYRSPGSALKPFVYALSFDQSLIHPLTLLKDTPTYYDYYKPENFDSRFAGVLSAKEALIKSRNIPVIFLASKLKNPNFYEFLQQAKISGLRKPENYGLSIVLGTVEMTLEELITLYAMLANFGTYQPLRKNLMSSRSLSIGSRNNKFDHIDKIQDNINNVLLSPEASYLTLDILKDTTRPITYNISHNLPIYWKTGTSSSFRDALSVGIFGKYVLAVWVGDFKGQTYGTFTGNISAAPLFFNIIEAITRPNKDEDLILSKIHELNITKVKVCADTGDIDNDMCPVKTETLFIKGKSPIKQSDIYKKILIDLKTGMPTCQFFKGQTAYKIINLLPTDILLIYQKAGIHILPKPIPKNNCNKFINWYYQKPKIIYPVKNSLHSIKESDTITFSAISNNKTNKIFWFVDNKLIATAKPNEPVIWKAKIGEFTISAISDSGKSDSIKIYIKE from the coding sequence TTGTGTCTTAAATCCAAATTACTCTTGATTACAATCAATGGCATTATAATATTATATTTTGCTATTACTCCTTCTCCTTTACTTGAAGACATAAGTTTCTCTCAAAGGGTCTTTGATCGAAATAACAAGTTAATGCGTATTTCACTTTCTAAAGATGATAAATATAGAATATTTACGCCTATTAATGAAATACCGACAACTTTTATCAAAGCCGTATTATTATATGAAGACAAGCATTTTTATAAGCATTTTGGTATTAATCCTCTTTCTTTAGCTAAAGCTTTTTATTCTACTTATGTACAGAACAATCGTAAAATAGGTGGTTCTACTATAACAATGCAAATAGCACGTTTAAGATATGGAATAAACTCTTCTACTATTCTTGGCAAAATCCATCAAATCATTAAAGCTATTCATATAGAGTTACATTATTCAAAAGATCATATTTTAGAAGCTTATTTAAACCTAGTACCTTATGGCAGTAATATTGAAGGGATAGCAGCCGGCAGTTATATTTACTTCAATCGTGACCTAAAAGATTTAAATTTAATTGAGATTCTAAGCCTTGTAGTAATCTCACAAAATCCTCTTAAAAGGGGCGGAAATTATGTTAATATTTTAAAAGCACGTAAATATCTATTTAACAAGTGGATAACGACTCATCAAGAAGATATAATCTATGATAAATTAATTAGTTTGCCTATTAAATTTAATCGACATAAAGATCTTCCATTTATTGCACCGCATTTCACTTTAGAGATACTTGCAAATAATGATAATCCTATCATATATACAACCATTGATAAGAACTTACAAACAACTATAGAAAAACAAGTGAAGCTATATATTAATAATCAGAAGAAATACGGCATTTATAATGCTGCTGTAATTCTTATTGATTTTACTACTATGGAAGTGCTTACTAGTATTGGTTCAGGTGATTTTTTTAATAACGATATTTGTGGCAAGATTAACGGAACTAAAATCTATCGTTCTCCAGGCTCAGCATTAAAACCATTTGTCTATGCACTTAGTTTTGATCAATCACTAATACATCCATTAACTTTACTCAAAGATACACCTACATACTATGATTATTATAAACCGGAAAATTTTGATAGTAGGTTTGCAGGTGTGTTAAGTGCTAAAGAAGCATTAATAAAAAGCCGTAACATACCAGTAATATTTCTAGCATCTAAGTTAAAAAACCCAAATTTTTATGAATTTTTACAACAAGCAAAAATTAGTGGCTTACGAAAACCCGAAAATTACGGCTTATCTATAGTACTCGGCACAGTAGAAATGACGCTTGAAGAATTAATTACTCTTTATGCTATGCTTGCTAATTTTGGAACTTATCAACCTCTTAGAAAGAACTTGATGTCATCACGTAGCTTATCCATAGGATCTAGAAATAATAAATTTGATCACATAGACAAAATACAGGATAACATAAACAATGTATTATTATCTCCTGAAGCAAGCTATCTAACACTTGATATTTTAAAAGATACAACGCGTCCTATTACATATAATATAAGTCATAACTTACCAATTTATTGGAAAACAGGTACTTCAAGCTCATTTCGAGATGCACTTAGCGTTGGTATATTTGGGAAATATGTACTAGCTGTTTGGGTTGGTGACTTCAAAGGACAAACTTATGGAACATTTACTGGTAATATTTCTGCAGCACCTTTATTCTTTAATATTATTGAAGCAATAACTAGACCAAATAAAGATGAGGATTTAATACTTTCGAAAATTCATGAACTAAATATTACTAAAGTAAAAGTTTGTGCTGATACAGGAGATATCGATAACGATATGTGTCCTGTTAAAACAGAGACCTTATTCATTAAAGGTAAATCACCAATAAAACAATCAGATATTTATAAAAAAATATTAATAGATTTAAAGACTGGTATGCCTACTTGTCAATTTTTCAAAGGACAAACAGCATATAAAATTATAAATTTATTGCCAACAGATATCCTTTTGATTTATCAAAAAGCAGGAATACATATATTACCGAAACCTATACCTAAAAACAATTGTAATAAGTTTATAAATTGGTATTATCAAAAACCTAAAATTATATATCCTGTAAAAAATTCCTTACATTCAATTAAAGAGAGTGATACTATAACCTTTAGTGCGATTAGCAACAATAAAACCAATAAGATCTTTTGGTTTGTAGATAATAAATTAATAGCTACAGCAAAACCAAATGAACCAGTAATATGGAAAGCAAAAATCGGTGAGTTTACTATTAGCGCTATCAGTGATAGTGGCAAAAGCGATAGTATAAAAATTTATATTAAAGAATAA
- the holA gene encoding DNA polymerase III subunit delta — translation MKFYFSQIGKLFELIAAGKIKALLLYGPDKGYIEKICTRLVKNLNMLLSSIEYEDLNILSFEILLNSHNFFGQKELIKIRSIGNSLDKNLKTILSSDYINFPVFIGEDMNSSGSVKKFFETEEYLAAVACYHDDEAKIERIILAKLAKTNKVISKEAITYLKTHLKGDHALICSEINKLIYFVHDVHEITLNHVLEVISSEITANGSNLAIYFSKKDYSNFLQELDILKKQNINEVLIIRALIRHYLNLYIVLSKVKNGECLELAIKSLSPPIFYHNINDFINIAHALSLTECLKTLKLLQQAEVDYKLNPASFDLFQSIL, via the coding sequence ATGAAATTTTATTTTTCGCAAATAGGTAAATTATTTGAATTAATAGCAGCAGGAAAGATTAAAGCTCTTTTGCTATATGGTCCTGATAAAGGCTATATAGAAAAGATTTGTACACGTTTGGTAAAAAACTTGAATATGCTACTATCTTCTATAGAATATGAAGATCTTAATATTTTATCTTTCGAGATATTACTTAATTCACATAATTTTTTTGGTCAAAAAGAATTAATTAAAATTAGATCAATTGGCAATTCACTCGATAAGAATTTAAAAACAATTTTAAGTAGTGATTATATAAATTTCCCTGTATTTATAGGGGAAGATATGAATTCTAGTGGGAGTGTTAAAAAGTTTTTTGAAACAGAAGAATATTTAGCGGCAGTTGCTTGTTATCATGACGATGAAGCAAAAATTGAACGAATTATTTTAGCTAAATTAGCAAAAACTAATAAAGTTATAAGTAAAGAAGCTATTACTTACTTAAAAACTCATTTAAAAGGTGATCATGCATTAATTTGTAGTGAAATTAATAAATTGATATATTTTGTTCATGATGTACATGAAATTACTTTAAACCATGTTTTAGAAGTTATAAGTAGTGAAATTACAGCAAATGGTAGTAATTTGGCAATATATTTTTCAAAAAAAGATTATAGTAATTTTCTGCAAGAGCTTGATATTTTAAAAAAACAAAATATTAATGAAGTTTTAATTATTAGAGCCTTAATAAGGCATTATTTAAATTTATATATAGTGTTATCGAAAGTAAAAAATGGTGAATGTTTGGAACTTGCAATTAAATCATTATCACCACCGATTTTCTATCATAATATTAATGATTTTATAAATATAGCACATGCGCTCAGCCTAACTGAATGTCTCAAGACTTTAAAACTGTTACAACAGGCAGAAGTGGATTATAAGTTAAATCCTGCTAGTTTCGATTTATTCCAAAGTATACTCTAA
- a CDS encoding S1C family serine protease: MILQEVKMKKLPILLKLVFIINLVLMNNIVLASSDTNTAIFEKAKKAIVTIDTRIAVSAYDDTSSWTGTGFINDKNNGYIITNTHVVGGASIGTYFVTFYNGEQTEAKLIYYDIWQDYAILKVESKDIPVSAMQIAFTSELPKLNQKVFVVGNTEAKGFSFHTGYLSDLYHIEGLMPQCTYVINLNTTGGASGSPVLNDKIEAIGVLYGGGKTHSLALHGDYVARTLESLKNNKQPSRKHIGIISELYSLNKAVRYHNFPKDEMYKYINKFPDSRNRVISVKAVLAGSPAQKSLKAGDIIWAVNDQELGGNLALFDREMDNFKGVTIKLTIFRDGKKLEKAVDLYDVNNNKIAKMINFGGAVFFESDDYFSNKSGIPLKALSVASVQAGSSFSSIPTFFNKDYKNVYRLQIFEMKDLALNTLDDLIKFLPAITQQKFITVRFRNYQPYYANFGYNELIASHNDMIADITLDSIDTKPYVLKYNTMSHDWDMENIKLQ, encoded by the coding sequence GTGATTTTACAAGAGGTAAAAATGAAAAAATTACCGATTTTACTAAAACTTGTATTTATTATTAATTTAGTTTTGATGAATAATATAGTTTTAGCATCTTCTGACACAAATACTGCAATATTTGAAAAAGCTAAAAAAGCAATCGTAACGATTGATACTAGAATTGCAGTATCGGCGTATGATGATACAAGTAGTTGGACTGGAACAGGATTTATTAACGATAAAAATAACGGCTATATAATTACTAATACTCATGTTGTTGGTGGTGCATCTATCGGAACTTATTTTGTTACTTTCTATAACGGTGAGCAGACAGAAGCAAAACTTATCTATTACGATATTTGGCAAGATTATGCTATTTTGAAAGTAGAGAGTAAAGATATACCAGTCTCAGCAATGCAAATAGCTTTTACTAGTGAGCTTCCAAAATTAAATCAAAAGGTTTTTGTAGTTGGTAACACAGAGGCGAAAGGTTTTTCTTTCCATACTGGTTATTTATCCGATCTTTATCATATTGAAGGTTTAATGCCTCAATGTACTTATGTTATTAACCTAAATACTACTGGTGGTGCTAGTGGTTCACCTGTATTAAACGATAAGATTGAAGCTATAGGAGTATTATATGGTGGCGGTAAAACTCATTCTTTAGCATTACACGGTGATTATGTAGCACGTACTTTGGAAAGTTTAAAAAATAATAAACAGCCAAGCAGAAAACATATAGGAATAATTAGTGAGCTATATTCATTAAATAAAGCGGTTAGATATCATAATTTTCCTAAAGACGAAATGTATAAATATATCAATAAATTTCCCGATAGTAGAAATAGAGTCATAAGTGTTAAGGCAGTTTTAGCTGGTTCTCCTGCTCAAAAATCTTTAAAAGCAGGTGATATTATTTGGGCAGTAAATGATCAAGAACTTGGTGGCAATCTAGCATTATTTGATAGAGAAATGGATAATTTTAAAGGAGTCACTATTAAACTTACTATATTCCGTGATGGAAAAAAGTTAGAGAAGGCTGTAGATTTATATGATGTAAACAATAATAAAATTGCTAAGATGATAAATTTTGGTGGTGCAGTATTTTTTGAATCCGATGATTATTTTAGTAATAAATCAGGCATTCCTCTTAAAGCTTTAAGTGTAGCGTCCGTTCAAGCTGGTAGTAGTTTTAGCTCTATACCAACGTTTTTTAATAAAGATTATAAAAATGTTTATAGATTGCAAATTTTTGAGATGAAAGATTTAGCTTTAAATACTCTTGATGATTTGATAAAATTCTTACCTGCTATTACTCAACAGAAATTTATAACAGTTAGATTTAGAAATTATCAACCTTATTATGCTAATTTTGGCTATAATGAACTTATCGCGTCGCATAATGATATGATAGCAGATATAACGCTTGATTCTATAGATACTAAGCCTTATGTATTAAAGTATAATACTATGTCTCATGATTGGGATATGGAAAATATAAAACTTCAGTAA
- a CDS encoding MJ0042-type zinc finger domain-containing protein: MYITCPNCNTQFIVTSNQIGINGRRVKCSKCKHLWYQKLDYNNSKLNDFKDKINTETVTTPTKNHYNTNVPVILPRKKEYKIFPILWSSFIIFCLVILLIDSFKFLGKYDQLKIEAINLGEYHHMNGMKIFYKLSNESDYLITNPLIKVRVIDSNNHTLDEYASITKLRTKIHAKQAIYLELNIDKIPVNAKYIDITICNRLGLLFK, translated from the coding sequence ATGTATATTACTTGCCCAAATTGCAACACACAATTTATTGTTACAAGCAATCAGATAGGTATTAATGGACGACGAGTAAAATGTTCGAAATGCAAGCATTTATGGTATCAGAAATTAGACTATAATAATAGTAAATTAAATGATTTTAAAGATAAAATAAACACAGAAACTGTTACAACACCTACTAAAAATCATTATAATACTAATGTACCTGTTATTTTGCCTCGTAAGAAAGAATATAAAATATTTCCAATATTATGGTCTAGTTTTATAATTTTTTGTTTAGTAATATTACTAATAGATAGCTTTAAATTCTTAGGTAAATATGATCAACTAAAGATAGAGGCAATTAATCTAGGAGAATATCATCATATGAACGGTATGAAGATATTTTATAAATTATCTAATGAGTCTGATTATTTAATTACAAATCCTCTAATCAAAGTTAGAGTAATTGATTCTAATAATCACACGTTAGATGAATATGCATCAATTACAAAATTACGAACAAAAATCCATGCTAAACAAGCAATATATCTAGAATTAAATATTGACAAGATCCCTGTGAATGCAAAATATATTGACATTACTATATGTAATAGACTAGGACTGTTGTTTAAGTGA